A genomic region of Fusarium oxysporum Fo47 chromosome VI, complete sequence contains the following coding sequences:
- a CDS encoding proline rich protein 5MeD → MQKTAFYRVDLTSGKTTLINALVGPGGNINAIGYNKFDNFIYGMLQDSTGTQVIRIAGDGSYTLLAARTSDRSVNMGDIDNLGRYWIATSAKAWWCIDLMPGSATYGKIIMSGTAVTTLTAADWAFVPGGGDYMYAVMVDSGGLTSTLGRFSRTSYTWTTVKAYGNVAGSNFWGAVYASQDGNLYGSENNSGQIFKFPVAPTAGNPVFIATGPASSSNDGARCIDSQTLPV, encoded by the coding sequence ATGCAAAAGACTGCATTCTACCGTGTTGATCTCACTAGTGGAAAAACTACTCTCATCAATGCTCTTGTTGGACCCGGTGGCAATATCAACGCTATTGGATACAATAAGTTCGACAATTTCATTTACGGCATGTTGCAGGATAGCACAGGTACGCAAGTCATCCGCATTGCTGGTGATGGTTCCTACACCCTTCTGGCTGCACGCACCTCAGACCGTAGTGTCAATATGGGCGATATCGACAATCTAGGCCGATACTGGATTGCTACATCTGCAAAGGCTTGGTGGTGCATCGACCTCATGCCGGGCTCAGCAACCTATGGAAAGATCATCATGAGCGGCACTGCTGTTACTACTCTGACTGCAGCTGACTGGGCTTTTGTGCCTGGCGGTGGTGATTATATGTATGCCGTTATGGTCGACAGTGGTGGCTTAACCTCAACTCTAGGCCGTTTCAGTCGTACCTCATACACCTGGACGACTGTTAAAGCGTATGGTAATGTTGCCGGTTCAAACTTCTGGGGTGCCGTATATGCTTCTCAGGACGGAAACCTGTATGGCTCTGAAAATAACAGCGGCCAAATCTTCAAATTTCCTGTGGCACCAACAGCAGGTAACCCTGTTTTCATTGCAACAGGTCCTGCGTCCAGCTCTAACGATGGAGCGAGGTGCATTGACAGCCAAACTCTCCCAGTCTAG